In Streptomyces venezuelae, the sequence CGCCCACTCGACCGCGTCGATGCCGGTGCCCTGCCGGCCGCCGTGCGTGGTGACCTCGAAGGTCCCGGCGGCGGTGCGGCGGGCGTCGACCGAGAGGACGAGGACCTGCCGGCCGAAGCGCTCCGCGATCTCCCGGATCAGCTCGGGGCGGACGATGGCGGCCGTGTTGACGCCCACCTTGTCCGCTCCCGCGCGCAGGAGCTTGTCGACGTCGTCGGCCGTGCGGACGCCGCCGCCCACCGTGAGCGGGATGAAGACCTGCTCGGCGGTGCGGCGCACCACGTCGTACGTGGTCTCGCGGTTCCCGGAGGACGCGGTGATGTCGAGGAAGGTCAGCTCGTCGGCGCCCTCGGCGTCGTACAGCTTGGCCATCTCCACCGGGTCACCCGCGTCGCGCAGGTTCTGGAAGTTGACGCCCTTGACGACCCGGCCGTTGTCCACGTCCAGGCAGGGGATCACGCGTACGGCGAGGGTCATTCCGCCACCGCCTTGTACGCCTCGACCTCCACCTCGACGACCATGCTGGGGTCGACGAAGCCGGAGACGATGAGCATGGTCGCGGCGGGCCGGACCGTGTCGAAGAGCTGCTTGTGGGCGCGGCCCACCTCGTCGACGTCCCGGGCGTGCGTGAGGTACATGCGGGTGCGGACCACGTCCTCGGGGCCCAGACCGGCCTCGGCGAGCGCCTTGAAGGCGACCTCGAACGCCTTGACCGTCTGGTCGTACGGGCCGCCCGCGTCGGCGGCGGTGCAGCCGGAGACCAGGACCAGGCCGTTGGAGAGGGCCACGGCGCGCGAGTAGCCGATGACGTCCTCGTAGGGGCCGCCGGAGGAGATGCGGCGGACGTCGGGGGAGCTGCTCATGCGGAGACCACCTTCAGGGCTTCTTCCAGGGTGAAGGCCTTGGCGTACAGGGCCTTGCCGACGATCGCGCCTTCGACGCCCAGCGGGACCAGCTCGGACAGCGCCCGCAGGTCGTCGAGCGAGGAGATGCCGCCGGAGGCGACGACGGGCCGGTCGGTGGCGGCGCAGACGTTCTTCAGCAGCTCCAGGTTGGGGCCGGTCAGCGTGCCGTCCTTGCCGATGTCCGTGACGACGTACCGGGCGCAGCCCTCGGAGTCCAGGCGGGCGAGGGTCTCGTAGAGGTCGCCGCCCTCGCTCGTCCAGCCGCGGCCCTTGAGGGTGGTGCCGCGCACGTCGAGGCCGATGGCGATCTTGTCGCCGTGGTCGGCGATGGCCTTGGCGGCCCACTCGGGGGTCTCCAGGGCGGCGGTGCCGAGGTTGACGCGGGTGCAGCCGGTGGCGAGGGCCGCGGCGAGCGAGGCGTCGTCGCGGATGCCGCCGGACAGTTCGACCTTGATGTCCATGGCGCGGGTGATCTCGGCGACGAGGGCGCGGTTGTCACCGGTGCCGAAGGCGGCGTCCAGGTCGACCAGGTGCAGCCATTCGGCGCCGGAGCGCTGCCAGGCGAGGGCGGCGTCGAGCGGGGAGCCGTAGGAGGTCTCGCTGCCGGAGACCCCGTGCACGAGGCGGACGGCCTGGCCGTCGCGGACGTCGACCGCGGGCAGGAGTTCGAGCGTGGGTGCGGTCATCACAGGGTCTCGATCCAGTTGGTGAGGAGCTGGGCGCCGGCGTCGCCGGACTTCTCGGGGTGGAACTGCGTGGCCCACAGGGCCCGGTTCTCCACCGCCGCCACGAAGCGTTCGCCGTGGGTGGCCCAGGTGACCTTGGGGGCGCGGATCGCCGGGTTGGTGATTTCGAGGTTCCAGTCGTGCGCCGCGTAGGAGTGCACGAAGTAGAACCGGGCGTCGGCGTCCAGTCCGGCGAAGGCCTGGCTGTCGGCCGGGGCCTCGACGGTGTTCCAGCCCATGTGGGGGACGACCGGGGCCTTGAGCGGGCCGACCGTGCCGGGCCACTCGTCCAGGCCCTCGGTCTCGACGCCGTGCTCGATGCCGCGCTCGAAGAGGATCTGCATGCCGACGCAGATGCCCATGACCGGGCGGCCGCCGGAGAGCCGGCGGCCGATGATCCAGTCGCCGCGGGCTTCCTTGAGGCCCTGCATGCAGGCGGAGAAGGCGCCGACGCCGGGGACGAGGAGTCCGTCGGCGTCCATGGCCTTGTCGTAGTCGCGGGTGATCTCGACGTTCGCGCCGACGCGGGCGAGGGCCCGCTCGGCGGAGCGGACGTTTCCGAAGCCGTAGTCGAAGACGACGACGTTCTTGGTGGGGCGGACTGCGCTCATTCCCAAATTCCCTGGATTCGCAGGACTCCTGCGGCGAGGCACATCGCGGAGGCGAGGGCCAGCAGGATGATGACCGACTTGGGCATCTTCTGCTTCTGGAAGGAGTAGACGCCCCCGGCCAGGAACAGGCCGAGGACGATCAGGATGGTGTTCAGGCCGTTCACGGCTAGAGGGCGCCCTTCGTGGAGGGCAGGATGCCGGCCGCGCGCGGGTCGAACTCGGCGGCGTAGCGCAGGGCCCGGGCGAGGGCCTTGAACTGGCACTCCACGATGTGGTGGGCGTTGCGCCCGTACGGGACGTGGATGTGCAGGGCGATCTGGGCCTGCGCGACGAAGGACTCGAAGATGTGCCGGGTCATCGTCGTGTCGTACGTGCCGATCATCGGCGCCATGTTCTCGGGCTCGGTGTGCACGAGGTAGGGGCGGCCGGACAGGTCGACGGTCACCTGGGCGAGGGACTCGTCGAGCGGCACGGTGCAGTTGCCGAAGCGGTAGATGCCGACCTTGTCGCCGAGGGCCTGCTTGAAGGCGGCGCCCAGCGCGAGGGCGCTGTCCTCGATGGTGTGGTGGCTGTCGATGTGCAGGTCGCCCTCGGTCTTGACGGTGAGGTCGAAGAGGCCGTGGCGGCCGAGCTGGTCGAGCATGTGGTCGTAGAAGCCCACGCCCGTCGAGACGTCGACCTGGCCGGTGCCGTCGAGGTTTATCTCGACGAGGACCGAGGTCTCCTTGGTGGTCCGTTCGACCCGTCCGATGCGGCTCATGCGTGCTGCTCCTTCTTCAGTGCGCGAACCGCTTCCAGGAACGCGTCGTTCTCCGCCGGGGTGCCCGCGGTGACCCGCAGCCATCCCGGTACGCCGTTGTCACGGACCAGGACGCCCTGGTCGAGGATCTTCTGCCAGGCGGTGTGCGAGTCCTCGAACTTCCCGAACTGGATGAAGTTCGCGTCGGACTCGGTGACCTCGAAGCCGATGGCCCGCAGTTCGGCGACCAGGCGGTCGCGTTCGGCCTTGAGCTGCTCGACGTAGCCCAGCAGGGTGTCGGTGTGTTCCAGGGCGGCCAGTGCGGTGGCCTGGGTGACGGCCGACAGGTGGTACGGCAGGCGCACCAGCTGCACGGCGTCGACGACGGCGGGGTGCGCCGCCAGGTAGCCCAGGCGCAGACCGGCCGCGCCGAAGGCCTTGGACATGGTCCGGGAGACCACCAGGTTCGGGCGGCCCTCGATGAGGGGCAGCAGCGAGTCCCGGTGGCTGAACTCCACGTACGCCTCGTCGACGATCACCAGGGACGGCTTGACCGCCTGCGCCGCCTCGTAGAGGGCGAGGACCGTCTCGGCCTCGACCGCGGTGCCCGTGGGGTTGTTGGGCGAGGTGACGAAGACGACGTCGGGGGCGTTCTCGGTGATCGCCTGCTCGGCCGCCTCCACGTCGATGGTGAAGTCCTCGCGGCGGGGCCCGGAGATCCAGCCGGTGCCGGTGCCGCGGGAGATCAGCGCGTGCATCGAGTAGGAGGGCTCGAAGCCGAGCGCGGTGCGGCCGGGGCCGCCGAAGGTCTGCAGCAGCTGCTGGATGACCTCGTTGGAGCCGTTGGCGGCCCAGACGTTCTCCCGCGCGACCGGGTGCTTGCCGGTACGGGTGAGGTAGGCGGCCAGCTGGGTGCGCAGTTCGACCGCGTCCCGGTCGGGGTAGCGGTTGAGGGTGCGGGCCGCCTCGGCGACGCGCTCGGCGATGCGCGCGACGAGCTCCGCGGGGAGCTCGTACGGGTTCTCGTTGGTGTTCAGCTGGACGGGCACGTCGAGCTGCGGGGCGCCGTACGGGGTCTTGCCGCGCAGCTCGTCCCGGATGGGCAGGTCGTCGATGCCGAAGCTCACTGGGTGGGCACCTTCCATCCGAAGCGCGCCTTCAGGGCGGCGCCGTGCGCGGGCAGGTCCTCGGCCTCGGCCAGCGTCACCACGTGGTGGGTGACCTCGGCGAGGGCGTCGCGGGTGTAGTCGACGATGTGGATGCCGCGCAGGAAGGACTGCACGGACAGGCCCGAGGAGTGGCAGGCGCAGCCGCCGGTGGGCAGGACGTGGTTCGAGCCGGCGCAGTAGTCGCCGAGGGAGACCGGGGCCCACGGGCCGACGAAGATCGCGCCGGCGTTGCGGACGCGGGCGGCCCAGGCGGCGGCGTCGGCGGTCTGGATCTCCAGGTGCTCGGCGCCGTACGCGTCGACGACCTTGAGGCCGTCCTCCAGGCTGTCGACCAGGACGATCGCGGACTGCTTGCCGGCCAGCGCCGGCTTGATCCGGTCCTCGACGTGC encodes:
- the priA gene encoding bifunctional 1-(5-phosphoribosyl)-5-((5-phosphoribosylamino)methylideneamino)imidazole-4-carboxamide isomerase/phosphoribosylanthranilate isomerase PriA produces the protein MTAPTLELLPAVDVRDGQAVRLVHGVSGSETSYGSPLDAALAWQRSGAEWLHLVDLDAAFGTGDNRALVAEITRAMDIKVELSGGIRDDASLAAALATGCTRVNLGTAALETPEWAAKAIADHGDKIAIGLDVRGTTLKGRGWTSEGGDLYETLARLDSEGCARYVVTDIGKDGTLTGPNLELLKNVCAATDRPVVASGGISSLDDLRALSELVPLGVEGAIVGKALYAKAFTLEEALKVVSA
- a CDS encoding histidinol-phosphate transaminase — protein: MSFGIDDLPIRDELRGKTPYGAPQLDVPVQLNTNENPYELPAELVARIAERVAEAARTLNRYPDRDAVELRTQLAAYLTRTGKHPVARENVWAANGSNEVIQQLLQTFGGPGRTALGFEPSYSMHALISRGTGTGWISGPRREDFTIDVEAAEQAITENAPDVVFVTSPNNPTGTAVEAETVLALYEAAQAVKPSLVIVDEAYVEFSHRDSLLPLIEGRPNLVVSRTMSKAFGAAGLRLGYLAAHPAVVDAVQLVRLPYHLSAVTQATALAALEHTDTLLGYVEQLKAERDRLVAELRAIGFEVTESDANFIQFGKFEDSHTAWQKILDQGVLVRDNGVPGWLRVTAGTPAENDAFLEAVRALKKEQHA
- the hisH gene encoding imidazole glycerol phosphate synthase subunit HisH; translation: MSAVRPTKNVVVFDYGFGNVRSAERALARVGANVEITRDYDKAMDADGLLVPGVGAFSACMQGLKEARGDWIIGRRLSGGRPVMGICVGMQILFERGIEHGVETEGLDEWPGTVGPLKAPVVPHMGWNTVEAPADSQAFAGLDADARFYFVHSYAAHDWNLEITNPAIRAPKVTWATHGERFVAAVENRALWATQFHPEKSGDAGAQLLTNWIETL
- the hisF gene encoding imidazole glycerol phosphate synthase subunit HisF codes for the protein MTLAVRVIPCLDVDNGRVVKGVNFQNLRDAGDPVEMAKLYDAEGADELTFLDITASSGNRETTYDVVRRTAEQVFIPLTVGGGVRTADDVDKLLRAGADKVGVNTAAIVRPELIREIAERFGRQVLVLSVDARRTAAGTFEVTTHGGRQGTGIDAVEWAHRAAELGAGEILLNSMDADGTKDGYDVEMIAAVRKHVTVPVIASGGAGRLADFAPAIEAGADAVLAASVFHFGDLRIAEVKSALREAGHPVR
- a CDS encoding RidA family protein → MSSSPDVRRISSGGPYEDVIGYSRAVALSNGLVLVSGCTAADAGGPYDQTVKAFEVAFKALAEAGLGPEDVVRTRMYLTHARDVDEVGRAHKQLFDTVRPAATMLIVSGFVDPSMVVEVEVEAYKAVAE
- the hisB gene encoding imidazoleglycerol-phosphate dehydratase HisB; this translates as MSRIGRVERTTKETSVLVEINLDGTGQVDVSTGVGFYDHMLDQLGRHGLFDLTVKTEGDLHIDSHHTIEDSALALGAAFKQALGDKVGIYRFGNCTVPLDESLAQVTVDLSGRPYLVHTEPENMAPMIGTYDTTMTRHIFESFVAQAQIALHIHVPYGRNAHHIVECQFKALARALRYAAEFDPRAAGILPSTKGAL